The following DNA comes from Hyphomicrobiales bacterium.
TCGCGGTGACGTGCATTTATCTGCTTGCGCGGACACATTTTGCGCTAGATTGCCGGTAAGAAGAAACACGCTGCAACAAAAGAGCCGCACTGCGAGTACAGCCATGGTCGCTTCCGCCGCCCCGAAACCTTTCAATCAGCGCAAGCGCCTGATCGTCGTCCAGACCCTGAGCGTGCTGATCGTCATCGCGCTGTTGTTCGCCCAGCCGGGATGGGACGAGAATTCGACCATCCATGAGTTCATCGAGATGGCCGGCCTTGCGCTGATCCTCGCCTGCGTTTTTGGCCGGCTGTGGAGCATCCTTTTCGTCGGCAGCCGCAAGAACAAGGAACTGGTGACCGACGGGCCGTATTCGATCACCCGCAACCCGCTCTATCTGTTCTCGACCATCGGTGCGGTCGGCATCGGCCTGACATTCGGGTCGCTCATCGTTGCGGCGCTTCTCGGAACGCTGATCTACGCCGTTTTCCACATGACCGCGCGCAAGGAGGAAGCCTTCCTGCGTGGCCAGTTCGGCGCCGAATACGACGCCTATGCGGCCCGCACGCCGTTGTTCTGGCCCAACTTCCGTGCCTATCGCGATGCCGGCGAAACCACCTTCTCGCCGAAGGCGGTCGTCAAGACCTTCTTCGATGCACTCTATTTTCTCGCCGCGTTCCCGGCGATCGAGCTGGTCGAATATCTCCACGAAACCGGCGTGCTGCCGACGCTCTTCCACGTATTCTGATCGCCCCTGTGGTCGTGACTGTCGATCGGCGTAGGCGCCGGCTTGGCGCGGCGGTGGGCCACCTTCCGGGGCAGGTTTCCGCACGCTGCCAAAGACGCCGTCGCGGCCTGTTCCGAGCAAAGCCGCCCGGTTTTCAGCTTCGCTGACGAGCGTGCGACGCGGCGTGGATTCCCGGAAGTTTGCAATATCTTACAACGGCTTGAACGGACCGGGTCCGACGCCGCGCGACGTCAGTAGCCCGGTTTTCCGCTTCCAAAATAGTAATAAAAAATAATTATTATTGACTATTATTAATGAAGTGCACAATATTGCCGAAACAGCGGAGACCGGGGCAGATGCGCATCGCGAAGACGAGGACGGACGAAAGCAAGGGTACGCCGGAGGAAGGCGTTCTCCGTGAGTTCGTTGGCTACAACGTCAAGCGGGCCTACATGGCGCTGCAGCCGGCCGCCCAGGCGGGCATGGCCGAATACGACCTGCGCGTCCCGTCCTTCAGCTGTCTGTCGGTTATCGTCGCCAATCCGGGCATCGCGCCGTCCGAACTCGCGGAATGCCTGAAGATGGAGCGATCCAACATCGTCGTCGTCATCGACGAGCTCGAGTCGCGCGAACTCGTCAACCGGACCAAGTCCACGAAAGACCGGCGCCGGTATGCGCTGAGCGCGACAATGCGGGGCAGGCGGCTGCACGAAAAGGCGGTTGCCGCAATCCACCGCAGAGAAAACCACCTGCTTCGCAGCCTGAGCGCCGAGGAGCAGGCAACGCTGGTCGAACTGCTGAACAAGGTTGAGGCGGGATCGACCAAATAAGAGTGCGTCGCGGTCAGAGCAAACAAGGACCGGGCGACAAGGGAGGGGAATAATGACTGTACGCTTTGCTACGCTGGCGCTGGCCGGCGCGATCGCGGTCGCCGGTTCTGCGGCAAATGCCGACACCATCCGTGCGACCAGTGGCTTCGGTGCCGCCCATGTACTGGCCACCGACGTCTATCCCGAATTCAACGTTCGGCTGAAGGAATTCACCGACGGGCGCTGGGACCTCCAGGACACCCCGTCGGGCCTCGTCGCGCCGAACGAAATGAGCGCGGCGCTGCGCGATGGCGTGTCTGAAATGGGCACGCTGCTGATGCCGTATTTCCCGGCCGAGTTCCCGGAAGCGGCGCTGCCGTCCGAACTGTCGATCATCGGCTCGAGCAACCTTGCGATTTCCTCGGCCGTGACCGAGTACATCGCGACCTGCGCCGAATGCCAGGCGGAGTTCCAGCGCAACGGTCAGGTCTATCTCGGCACCGACGCGACGCCGACCTACAACATCCTGTCGTCGAAGCCGGTTCGCAGCATCGAGGACATGAAGGGCCTGCGCATCCGCACCGGCGCGCCGCTCTACGCTGCCTTCGTCGAGATGCTGGGCGGAACGGCCACCCAGATCCCGTCGTCGGAACTCTTTGAGTCGCTCAGCCAGGGCATCATCGACGGCACCATGAGCGCCAATCACGAGATCATCGCTAACCGCCTCGGCGACGTCGTCAAGTATGTCACCGAAGTCAATGAGGGCGTGTTCAACGGCGCCGCCGACGCCACCGTCAGCAAGCTGCTGTGGGACCGTATGTCGGTCGAGGATCGCGCCGCGCTCGCCCGTGCGTCTCAGTACGGCACCGTGAAGGGCCTCTACGCCTTCATGCGCGACGCCAAGGCCGCCCGTGAGGTCGAGGGCATCGAGTTCATCCAGATGGACGAGGGCCTTGCCGCGGCCAAGAAGAAGTTCAACGACGCGCAGATCGCCAAGGCCGCCGACATCCTCACCAAGCGCGGCGTGACCGACGCCCAGGCCAAGGTCGACCGCTACATCGCACTGGTCGAGAAGTGGGAAGGCCTAGTCAACGACGGCATGCCGTACGAGGAACTCGCCGAGCTTCGCTACAAGGAGATCTTCTCCAAGGTCGACATGGGCAGCTACGGCCAATGACCAACCCGGGTGCCGTGCGCCTGAGCGCGCACGGCACACCGTCGCCTGAGCTCCGGGGGTCCCATGAAGACGTTCGAAACCATCGTCAGTCGGGTCAGTCTGCTGTTCGCGGCATTCGTGCTGCTCGCCATGATGCTGCAGGTCGTCGCCGACGTTTTCTTGCGCAGCTTCATCGGAGACGGCGTTCCGGCGACCGCTGAAATCGTCGCGCGCTACTACATGGTGTCGATCAGCTTCCTGCCGCTCGCCATGACCGAGATCGGCCGCCGGCATATCGAGGCAACCATCTTCACCGACGGCCTGAACGGGCCGATGCGCAAGGTGGTGGCGCTCGGCGGCTTTCTGATCGGTCTCGCCGTGTTCGGTGTTCTCGCCTGGGGCTCCGCACAGGAGGCGCTGCGCCAGACAGCACGCAGTTCCTATGTCGAGGTCGGCACGATGTATTTCTCGACCTGGCCGAGCTTCTGGATCCCGCCGGTCTCGTTCGCGCTGATGGAAGTCATCCTGCTGGTCCGCCTCATCGAGGTGTTGACCGGACGTTTTGAACTCCACGCCCATGACCCGCTGGAAGAGATCGACTCCCATGCCGGGGAGGCCTCGTGATGGATCCGATCACCATTGGCATCCTGGCCCTGGTCGGCCTGCTCGTTCTGATCGCCTTGCGCGTGCCGATCGGCGTCAGCCTGATCTTCGTCTCCTTCGCTGGCATCTGGGCCATCGCCGGGATGCGGCCCGCCATGAGCATGCTCTCGACGATCCCCTATTCGTCGTCGGCAAACTGGACGCTCTCCTCGATCCCGATGTTCCTGCTGATGGGTTATCTCGCCTATCACTCCGGCCTGACGCGCGGCCTGTTCGAGGCGGCGCGGATCTGGTGGGGCTGGCTGCCGGGCGGGCTTGCCATCGCCTCGCTCGCCGGCGCCGGGGGCTTTGCCGCGGTGTCCGGGTCCTCTGTCGCCTGTTCGGCGGCAATTGGCCGGATCGCCATCCCCGAGATGAACCGGCAGGGCTACGATCTGCGCATCGCGACCGGTTCGGTTGCCGCCGGCGGCACCATCGGCGCGCTGATCCCGCCGTCCATCATCCTGATCCTGTTCGGCATTCAGTCGAACAGCTCGATCAACGCGCTGTTCATCGGCGGGTTGATCGTCGGCGTCATCTCGCTGCTGTTCTACGTCGCCGCCGTTCTTATCGTGTCACGCCTGTCGCCCGGTCGCCTGCCGCGCAGCGAGCCCTACACGATGAGCGACCGCTGGGCGAAGACGCTCGAGATCTGGCCCGTGCTGCTGCTGATCCTGTCGGTTCTCGGCGGCCTGTTCGGCGGCTTCTTCACCGCGAGCGAAGCCGGCGCGTTCGGCGCCTTCATGGCGCTCGTTATCGGCCTTTCCCGCCGCTCGCTGAGCTGGAGCGGCTTCCGCGAAAGCCTCGTCGATACGCTGCTTGCCTCCGGCGCGCTGTTCATCATCGCCATCGGCGCCAATCTCTTTACCCGCCTTGTCGCCATGTCCGGCCTGTCGGTCGAGATCAGCGGCCTCGTGGAGAGCATGGGCCTCGGCACCACCGGCCTGCTGATCGCCATCACGCTGATCTATCTCGCGCTCGGCATGTTCCTTGAGCCGATCGGCGCGTTGCTGCTGACACTGCCGCTGTTCCTGCCGCTCATCGGCATTCATGGCATCGACAAGATCTGGTTCGGCGTCCTCGTCGCCAAACTGCTCGAGATCGGCATGATCACGCCGCCCGTCGGACTGAACGTGTTCGTCATTCATTCCGTGGCACGAGATTTCGTCCGGCTCGAACAGG
Coding sequences within:
- a CDS encoding TRAP transporter small permease, whose amino-acid sequence is MKTFETIVSRVSLLFAAFVLLAMMLQVVADVFLRSFIGDGVPATAEIVARYYMVSISFLPLAMTEIGRRHIEATIFTDGLNGPMRKVVALGGFLIGLAVFGVLAWGSAQEALRQTARSSYVEVGTMYFSTWPSFWIPPVSFALMEVILLVRLIEVLTGRFELHAHDPLEEIDSHAGEAS
- a CDS encoding C4-dicarboxylate ABC transporter substrate-binding protein translates to MTVRFATLALAGAIAVAGSAANADTIRATSGFGAAHVLATDVYPEFNVRLKEFTDGRWDLQDTPSGLVAPNEMSAALRDGVSEMGTLLMPYFPAEFPEAALPSELSIIGSSNLAISSAVTEYIATCAECQAEFQRNGQVYLGTDATPTYNILSSKPVRSIEDMKGLRIRTGAPLYAAFVEMLGGTATQIPSSELFESLSQGIIDGTMSANHEIIANRLGDVVKYVTEVNEGVFNGAADATVSKLLWDRMSVEDRAALARASQYGTVKGLYAFMRDAKAAREVEGIEFIQMDEGLAAAKKKFNDAQIAKAADILTKRGVTDAQAKVDRYIALVEKWEGLVNDGMPYEELAELRYKEIFSKVDMGSYGQ
- a CDS encoding isoprenylcysteine carboxylmethyltransferase family protein translates to MVASAAPKPFNQRKRLIVVQTLSVLIVIALLFAQPGWDENSTIHEFIEMAGLALILACVFGRLWSILFVGSRKNKELVTDGPYSITRNPLYLFSTIGAVGIGLTFGSLIVAALLGTLIYAVFHMTARKEEAFLRGQFGAEYDAYAARTPLFWPNFRAYRDAGETTFSPKAVVKTFFDALYFLAAFPAIELVEYLHETGVLPTLFHVF
- a CDS encoding C4-dicarboxylate ABC transporter permease; the protein is MDPITIGILALVGLLVLIALRVPIGVSLIFVSFAGIWAIAGMRPAMSMLSTIPYSSSANWTLSSIPMFLLMGYLAYHSGLTRGLFEAARIWWGWLPGGLAIASLAGAGGFAAVSGSSVACSAAIGRIAIPEMNRQGYDLRIATGSVAAGGTIGALIPPSIILILFGIQSNSSINALFIGGLIVGVISLLFYVAAVLIVSRLSPGRLPRSEPYTMSDRWAKTLEIWPVLLLILSVLGGLFGGFFTASEAGAFGAFMALVIGLSRRSLSWSGFRESLVDTLLASGALFIIAIGANLFTRLVAMSGLSVEISGLVESMGLGTTGLLIAITLIYLALGMFLEPIGALLLTLPLFLPLIGIHGIDKIWFGVLVAKLLEIGMITPPVGLNVFVIHSVARDFVRLEQVFAGIVPFLLADLVLIAIMLATHGLF
- a CDS encoding transcriptional regulator → MRIAKTRTDESKGTPEEGVLREFVGYNVKRAYMALQPAAQAGMAEYDLRVPSFSCLSVIVANPGIAPSELAECLKMERSNIVVVIDELESRELVNRTKSTKDRRRYALSATMRGRRLHEKAVAAIHRRENHLLRSLSAEEQATLVELLNKVEAGSTK